From the Vulpes lagopus strain Blue_001 chromosome 15, ASM1834538v1, whole genome shotgun sequence genome, one window contains:
- the LOC121476650 gene encoding olfactory receptor 52A1, whose product MSISNITIFMPSVLTLIGIPGLESVQCWIGIPFCAMYLIAMIGNSLLLIIIKSERSLHEPMYIFLGMLGVTDIVLGTSIVPKMLGIFWLHVPEIYFDSCLLQMGLIHTFECIESGILLAMALDCYVAICYPLRHSGIFTHQLVAQIGAMVTLRAAILVAPSLVLIKYRFQFYHTTTISHSYCEHMAIVKLAAENVRVNKIYGLFVAFAVAGFDLTFITLSYIQIFITVFRLPQKEARLKAFNTCIAHICVFLQLYFLAFFSFFTHRFGAHVPPYIHILFSSLYLLVPPFLNPLVYGAKTKQIRIHMVKMFCS is encoded by the coding sequence ATGTCCATCTCCAACATTACAATCTTCATGCCTTCTGTGTTGACACTAATAGGGATCCCAGGCCTAGAGTCTGTGCAGTGCTGGATTGGGATTCCATTCTGTGCCATGTATCTCATTGCTATGATTGGAAATTCCTTGCTTCTGATCATCATCAAATCAGAGCGCAGCCTCCATGAGCCCATGTATATTTTCCTAGGCATGTTAGGAGTCACAGATATTGTACTTGGCACAAGCATTGTGCCCAAGATGCTTGGAATTTTCTGGCTACATGTACCAGAGATTTATTTTGATTCCTGCTTGCTTCAAATGGGGCTCATCCACACATTTGAGTGCATAGAGTCAGGCATCCTCCTGGCCATGGCCCTGGACTGTTATGTGGCCATCTGTTATCCACTCAGACACAGTGGCATCTTCACCCATCAGCTGGTGGCCCAAATAGGGGCTATGGTAACACTCAGGGCTGCCATTCTGGTAGCCCCATCTTTAGTACTCATAAAGTATCGGTTTCAATTTTATCATACAACCACCATCTCCCACTCCTACTGTGAGCATATGGCCATTGTGAAACTGGCTGCAGAAAATGTGCGGGTCAACAAAATCTATGGCTTGTTTGTGGCATTCGCTGTTGCAGGGTTCGACCTCACCTTCATCACTTTGTCCTACATACAGATATTTATCACAGTTTTTCGTTTGCCCCAGAAGGAGGCCCGCTTGAAAGCATTCAATACCTGCATCGCCCACATCTGTGTTTTCCTCCAGCTCTACTTCCtcgccttcttctccttcttcactCATAGGTTTGGTGCTCATGTCCCTCCTTATATCCATATCCTCTTTTCTAGCCTCTACTTGCTGGTCCCCCCATTTCTTAATCCACTTGTCTATGGTGCCAAGACCAAGCAGATCCGCATTCACATGGTAAAGATGTTCTGTTCCTAA
- the LOC121476135 gene encoding LOW QUALITY PROTEIN: olfactory receptor 51G2-like (The sequence of the model RefSeq protein was modified relative to this genomic sequence to represent the inferred CDS: inserted 1 base in 1 codon) translates to MKSHHDIFNGSIAFTPATFTLVGIPGLEAEHIWISIPFCLIYIIIFLGNGITLHIIRIDPALHQPMYFFLAMLAFVELGVSASTMPTVLGIFLCGINEISFGGCLFQMFSMHSFTIMESGVLLTMSVDRFVAIYSPLHSTTILTIPRIIAMGVIIALRSVVLMFLLLFLLKGLPFCGHNTLTHSYCLHSDLIKLPCGDTRPNSILGLFVITSTFGLDSLLIVVSYMLILHTVLGIASGAGQWKALNTCVSHICAVLVYYVSMISLSLLHRFXGHLPPLLKTVMANAYLFFPPVVNPIVYSMKTKEIRNSIARTMPRKSHEVSRT, encoded by the exons ATGAAGTCTCACCATGACATTTTCAATGGGTCCATTGCATTCACACCTGCAACATTCACTCTTGTTGGCATTCCAGGGCTAGAGGCAGAACATATCTGGATATCCATCCCTTTCTGCCTGATATACATCATCATCTTCCTAGGAAATGGCATCACTCTTCATATCATCCGGATTGACCCTGCTTTGCACCAACCCATGTACTTCTTTTTGGCCATGCTGGCCTTTGTTGAACTTGGGGTCTCTGCTTCCACCATGCCCACTGTGCTAGGCATTTTCCTCTGTGGAATTAATGAAATCAGTTTTGGTGGTTGCCTGTTCCAGATGTTTTCCATGCATTCTTTTACCATAATGGAGTCAGGTGTCCTTCTCACTATGTCTGTAGACCGTTTTGTGGCCATCTACAGCCCCCTGCACTCCACAACCATCCTGACAATTCCCCGCATCATTGCGATGGGTGTCATCATTGCCTTACGAAGTGTGGTGCTCATGTTCCTACTGCTCTTCCTCCTGAAGGGCCTGCCTTTCTGTGGTCACAATACTCTCACACACTCTTACTGTCTCCATTCAGATCTAATCAAATTGCCCTGTGGAGACACTCGACCCAATAGCATCCTGGGTTTGTTTGTCATTACCTCCACATTTGGGCTGGACTCACTGCTCATTGTAGTTTCTTATATGTTGATTCTTCACACTGTACTGGGAATAGCTTCTGGAGCTGGGCAGTGGAAGGCACTCAACACATGTGTGTCACACATCTGTGCTGTTCTGGTGTACTATGTGTCCATGATTAGCCTCTCCTTGCTGCATCGCT GGGGGCACTTACCTCCACTCCTTAAGACTGTCATGGCCAATGCCTACCTCTTCTTCCCACCTGTGGTCAACCCCATTGTGTATagtatgaaaacaaaagaaattcgCAATAGCATTGCTCGTACAATGCCTAGAAAGAGTCACGAAGTCTCAAGAACTTAG